Genomic DNA from Haloplanus sp. HW8-1:
GCCGGCGTCGAGGGCGACGTCGAGGACGTGATCGTGGCCGAGCGCCTCCGCGACGGCGACGGCTTCGGCCACTCCCTGGCCGACGATCAGCACTCCTACGCCGACCTCGTCGCCGACCACGAGGGTGCGACGGTCGACCCGGTCCAGCGCGACGCCGAGGACATGCTGTTTTTGATGTACACCTCCGGGACGACGGGCCAGCCGAAAGGCGTCAAACACACCACCGGCGGCTACCTCGCGTGGACGGCGTGGACCAGTCAGGCGGTCCTCGACGTCAAGCCCGATGACACCTACTTCTGTTCGGCGGACATCGGGTGGATCACCGGCCACTCCTACATCGTCTACGGGCCGCTCGCGCTCGGCACCACGACGATGATGTACGAGGGGACGCCCGACCACCCCGATCGGGACCGCCTCTGGGAGATCATCGAAGAGTACGAGGCCACCCAACTGTACACCGCGCCGACCGCCATCCGGGCGTTCATGAAGTGGGGCACGGAGTACCCCGACCGCCACGACCTCTCCAGTCTCCGCCTGCTGGGGACGGTCGGCGAACCGATCAACCCCCGGGCGTGGAAGTGGTACTACAAACACATCGGGAACGAGGCGTGTCCGATCGTAGACACCTGGTGGCAGACCGAGACGGGCGGCATGATGGTCACGACCCTGCCCGGCGTCAAGACGATGAAGCCCGGCAGCGCGGGGCCGCCACTCCCGGGCGTCGACGCGCGGATCGTCGACACGAACGGCGAGGAAGTGGAGGCGGGCCGCGCGGGCTATCTCACGGTCCAGAAGCCCTGGCCGGGCATGCTCCGGACCCTCTACCGGAACGACGAGCGCTACATCGCGGAGTACTGGGCCGAGTACTCCGATACGGACAGTTCGGATCCGGAAGACTGGGTCTACTTCCCGGAGGACGGCGCCAAGATCGACGAGGACGGCTACATCACCGTCCTCGGTCGCGTCGACGACGTGCTCAACGTCTCGGGCCATCGCCTCGGGACGATGGAGATCGAGTCCGCGATCGTCGGCGTCGAGGGCGTCGCCGAGGCGGCGGTCGTCGGCGGTCAACACGAGGTGAAAGGCGAGGCGGTCTACGCCTACGTCATCACCGAGGAGGGCTACGAGGAGAACGACGAACTCCGCCAGCGCATCATCGAGGGTGTCGAGGACGCCATCGGCCCCATCGCCCGCCCTGAGCGCGTGATCTTCTCGCCGGACCTGCCCAAGACCCGGTCGGGCAAGATCATGCGCCGTCTGCTGGAGGACATCGCCAACGAGACCGAACTCGGCGACACCTCGACGCTCCGCAACCCGGAGATCGTCGAGGACATCCAGGGCAAGATCGGCGG
This window encodes:
- the acs gene encoding acetate--CoA ligase; amino-acid sequence: MSDDDIELEARLEEQASFDPSAAFVEQANVSDAGIYEEFEENWPECWEGAAALLDWEEPYEQVLDDSNPPFYEWFTDGKLNASANCLDRHLDERGDEPAIEWVGEPVDEDDRTFTYEELHREVNEFAAALRDLGVGEGDVVTMYMPMIPELPIAMLACARIGAPHSVVFAGFSADALATRMNAADSEYLVTCDGYYRRGDPLDHLAKANEGLAGVEGDVEDVIVAERLRDGDGFGHSLADDQHSYADLVADHEGATVDPVQRDAEDMLFLMYTSGTTGQPKGVKHTTGGYLAWTAWTSQAVLDVKPDDTYFCSADIGWITGHSYIVYGPLALGTTTMMYEGTPDHPDRDRLWEIIEEYEATQLYTAPTAIRAFMKWGTEYPDRHDLSSLRLLGTVGEPINPRAWKWYYKHIGNEACPIVDTWWQTETGGMMVTTLPGVKTMKPGSAGPPLPGVDARIVDTNGEEVEAGRAGYLTVQKPWPGMLRTLYRNDERYIAEYWAEYSDTDSSDPEDWVYFPEDGAKIDEDGYITVLGRVDDVLNVSGHRLGTMEIESAIVGVEGVAEAAVVGGQHEVKGEAVYAYVITEEGYEENDELRQRIIEGVEDAIGPIARPERVIFSPDLPKTRSGKIMRRLLEDIANETELGDTSTLRNPEIVEDIQGKIGGD